The window ACAGCCAGCTGAGTGGTACCTTGCCGGACTGGCTAGGAAACATGGAGAATCTCAAATCTCTTGATCTTTCCTCCAACTTCCTCTACGGATCACTGCCTGCGTCGCTTGGAAATCTGTCGATGCTGCAAACTTTGGATGTAAGTTCTAATGATTTGAATGGGTCGATTCCGGATGGCATCGGGCAGATGAAGAGCCTCGTCTCTTTGTTTCTGACTGACAATTCGTTGAGATTGTCTCAAGTCCACTTGGCCAATCTATCAAATTTGAAGGATTTGGACATTTCGTACAACTCGTTTATCTTGGAAGAAGGCAATGACTGGATCCCCCCTTTTAAGCTTAATACTCTTTCGATGCAACTCTGTGAGATAGTGCCAAGACCCCAGTTTCCGAAATGGCTTCGAACACAGACAGCTCTTACGTATTTAGATTTAGCTGGCGCAGGCATCCAAGGCGCTATTCCTAACTGGCTTCCTCCCAGTCTCGAGCAACTGGAGCTGTCCTATAATGGCATCACCGGAGGCATGCCACAATATCTTCCAAACTTAAGTTTTTTGGATCTCTCAAATAATCGGGTGTCAGGGCCCCTTCCCTCGACAATCGCAGACACCATGCCGGCAATACAATTTCTCTACTTATCTACGAATAATCTGAGTGGGAGCCTCCCTCTTTCCCTTTGTCGAAATAAGTTTCTGTACGTGCTTCGACTTGCCCAGAACAATCTGTCGGGAGATCTTCCTAATTGCTGGAAAAATTCCTCAATCCTAGTTGTCATGGATCTATCAAACAACACTTTACAAGGGGGGATTCCACACTCAATCTGCAATTTGAAAAAGCTACAGTCGTTTCACCTGAGCAACAATAATCTATCGGGTCAGATGCCTCTTTGTTTAAAGAGTCTCACAGAACTGGAAACTCTTGATCTCGGCTACAACAGCTTCGTTGGAGATGTACCGCCCGGGATCGGAGAAAACCTACTGAACCTAAAGACTCTCAGCTTACGCTCAAATGCCTTCACCGGCAGTATTCCTCGCTTTTCTCATCTGGCATCTCTTCAAATCTTGGATCTTTCGAACAACAATCTATCTGGAACTATCCCTCGGAGCTTCGGCAACTTCCCTGCCATGAAACTCTCTCCTCAAAAGGGCGACTATGATATCGGAGGTGCGGCAGAAAATATGTGGCTATTTGTCAAAGGAATCGAATCTGAGTACAGCAGCCTACTGCCGCTCGTCACTATGATCGATCTCTCCAACAATGGCTTGTCAGGAAGTATCCCCGAGGAGTTAGGAAATCTACAAAGTCTTCAGACCTTAAATCTATCTTGGAATTATCTGACGGGAGAGATACCAAACAATATCAATGGAATGCAACAACTAGAAACTCTGGATCTATCAAGAAATAATCTCTCAGGTTCAATTCCTTCAACCTTGGCCACCTTGAATTTTTTGAACCATTTGAACCTGTCATATAATAATCTTTCAGGCAGAATTCCCACCGGTAACCAATTGCAGACTTTTACTGATCCATCTATATATGCCGGTAACCCAAATCTTTGTGGCCCTCCTCTTACCAAAAGCTGTCCAAAGGACATATCCATCGatgacaaagaaaagcaaagcgaAGATCTTGACAGCAGAACCGAAACTATTTGGGAGTACGCCAGCATCACGCTGGGATTTATCGTAGGATTTTGGACGATTTGTGGAACCCTACTGTTGCAATGGAGATGGAGGATTGCTTACTTCCGCGCCATCGATAACATGTCCGATAGGCTCTACGTCGTGACGGTATTGAACATGGCAAAGCTCAGAAGGAAGCTACGAGGAAGTGGTCAAGATGGGTGATCCGATATAAGCACTACGGCAGGGGAAACATCAAGAATCAAGTACCTGATAGAGGCATGTTTACAGGTTTTCTAGTTATCTGCAGTTGTATCTTCTACTTGTGTGTCCTTTCACGATAATAAGACGGCTTTAACTTTTATGCCAACCAAGATATTTTCTTCGCATCTATGACCTCGTCCTTGATTCTTGCAGTTGGATATTCCCATTCAAATTGGATTAATAAGCACGATTACATGCTATAATAATTATGAGCAAGAAAACGAAAGTACTTTGTGTACATCAATTTAGTCACATTCTTTAAACAGATTCGATTAAGTGTCATCCGATACCATTTAGAATTGTGATCCTTATCGATGATCATCAACGGGTTCGCGCTCCGAATCCTACGATTCGAAAGCGTCGGTCATGTCTTTCTTGGATTGGGCCCTGTTGGGCTCAGCCATCGAATCCTCATCCTTACGTCGCGAAGCCGAGCTGGCACCCGGGCGTTCCGTTGGGAAGTCGACGGCATGGATTCGATTCCGGAAGCGCTACACGATGTACGGCCCGCGACGAAGTCACAGCCTCCTATTTATACGAGAGAAAGAACGAGAAACGAGCAAGGAGGAGGAATTAGGCATTTTCGCCTCGGAGCGCGGAGAGGAGAAGCCGGAGAGGCGATCCCTCCCGCGGTTCTCGACGCCCCTCATTCCCACGCTATTCTTCAGGTTTTCCTCTTCCATTGAAGAAGAGTGGTGGTTTCTTGTGGGATTTGTGGTCCGACTCAGTTGTCGACGGAGTTTTGGTTCGCCCCTGCGCTTGCTTTTCGGTAGGGAATTCCAATGCGGTCTTTTCTCTTTGGGGACGATTTATGTCTCTCGTGATTCGTTGGTTCTAAATGGATGGTTTCAGATGTTGTAACATTTATTCAGATAAATTCCTGTCGAAAGGAAAAAAAGTTGATTTGTTCTTCCAAAGCGCATTCTGCAATCACGTTAGTAATTTTTTACATTATGCATTTCTACCCCAAACATGTTTCGTTGTTAGTACTGTTTGATTGCAGAACACATGATACTGAAAAGTAAGATTTGGTTAATGAATTGAAAAATATGATACTGAAAAGTTCATTTGATTGCAGAACATACAATTTGAGGAATtgaatgatctttttcataatccGTCTCTCTATATTGCACAAAATAATGAATTGATTTGCTTGCAGTAGAATTTACAATACAGAAATGGTTGCCCAGGGGTTCTCGGTTGACTTGAACAAGCCTCTGGTTTTCCAGGTACAATTGTGGTGGTTTCATGTCttgatttcttttctctttcttattATACCAAGCCAATGTGAAGATAATGTAAAAACTTACTGCAAAAACACATACATTTCATAAGTATCTTCGACATAACCATCTCAATAAAATGAATGCTGATTTTGTTATAATTGTTCTAATTCGCTCTCTTGCAACATTTCTGATCATTACTGTATTTATATAGATACCCTAACAAGAACTAATCAAAAGTTCAAGGTTGCTTGGAATCTTAATCTATTTTGTGAAAAATCAATATCATTACACATGAAAAAGCCAACAATTTTTTCAATATTCCACATCTTCAGTTGTCACAATGCTTTTATTATCTTAGACCATGATGTCTTTTCAGTAATTTTGCATCAAGCAATctaaaattttttgatgaataCCCATAGAATTTGCATAAAATTTTACCTGTTTTTACTATAGGCTTCCATATATTTTACATTTACATATACATCTAAGGAGGTCACCATCGATGACCATGTAGAGGATTTGACAATTTTGATGATATCATTTCTTCACAATTATTGGAATCTTGAATAGTAAAATCAATCACATTTCTAATAAAGATATGATCTCATCCTTTCCACATGTTTTAATGTTTATCATTGCTCTCACCTGATACAGATTTAACATTTCAAACATTTCACATTCTTGCTCATGTATATATCTAAAGGTTGGTCATCTTGGGGAAGATTATGAGGACTGGGTTCACCGGCCCATCGTTACCAAGGAGATCCCACGATTCTTTGCAAATGGCTTCATGGAGGTAATACTCTGACGAGAATTAATGCAGCATGAGATGATAGATTTGATAAGATTTCCTGA of the Musa acuminata AAA Group cultivar baxijiao chromosome BXJ3-2, Cavendish_Baxijiao_AAA, whole genome shotgun sequence genome contains:
- the LOC135631262 gene encoding receptor-like protein EIX1; translated protein: MERRCPLLSITFFLTVLSIQLAISHASTTVLCQEAERQALIEFKRGFYDPSGRLSSWVGKECCTWEGVGCSNVTGRVIKLDLRNARVNLFSDCSDNFDYWYGDSKGCKWTLYGDISPSLLSLPHLQHLDLSGNVFERRRIPEFLGSLRRLTYLNLSSVGVAGRVPEQLGNLSTLRHLDLSYNFYGLLKLYVEDPGWLSRLTSLRLLNMSWVSFRNASNWLQAFNALPHIEAVELKSCDLGTFPPSLPLVNFTSLTTLDLGYNNINSTIPDWLFNITSLDFLYLGGNDLNWLIPESIAKLTSLKALDLSQNTFHGGFIPAALSSLCRLQFLYLIDVPINDTLANLEVIFSGCLMSSLQELYLRHSQLSGTLPDWLGNMENLKSLDLSSNFLYGSLPASLGNLSMLQTLDVSSNDLNGSIPDGIGQMKSLVSLFLTDNSLRLSQVHLANLSNLKDLDISYNSFILEEGNDWIPPFKLNTLSMQLCEIVPRPQFPKWLRTQTALTYLDLAGAGIQGAIPNWLPPSLEQLELSYNGITGGMPQYLPNLSFLDLSNNRVSGPLPSTIADTMPAIQFLYLSTNNLSGSLPLSLCRNKFLYVLRLAQNNLSGDLPNCWKNSSILVVMDLSNNTLQGGIPHSICNLKKLQSFHLSNNNLSGQMPLCLKSLTELETLDLGYNSFVGDVPPGIGENLLNLKTLSLRSNAFTGSIPRFSHLASLQILDLSNNNLSGTIPRSFGNFPAMKLSPQKGDYDIGGAAENMWLFVKGIESEYSSLLPLVTMIDLSNNGLSGSIPEELGNLQSLQTLNLSWNYLTGEIPNNINGMQQLETLDLSRNNLSGSIPSTLATLNFLNHLNLSYNNLSGRIPTGNQLQTFTDPSIYAGNPNLCGPPLTKSCPKDISIDDKEKQSEDLDSRTETIWEYASITLGFIVGFWTICGTLLLQWRWRIAYFRAIDNMSDRLYVVTVLNMAKLRRKLRGSGQDG